In Nocardia sp. NBC_00403, one DNA window encodes the following:
- a CDS encoding DUF2075 domain-containing protein has product MINTGPPSERVSDIAALQQVSNGGGTVTLRSFRSTAPEVVALARRDELVTAIAEGAGKKGNPGERRSWEASLPTLANLLIKAKLREVAMLIECSLPGSSQRADVVLAGVHPKTGDDNYVVVELKQWSHAELGWDSDLIAWSLYTRGDHLHPVDQVRGYCRYLQRDVAVLHDRPEALHGVAFLHNAKKESVEPLFHLRPDQFGRLFTDDQRDEFIEYLHTQLAPTSGSSAADRLLTSAVRRRATLLNSTTADLHTAGEWLVDNQKLAFEAVMSRISLSHRSKLKTVVLVTGGPGSGKSIIALSLLQRLRAEGRRVRYATGSEAITKTMRRIYGKQEPDLEKQITYYKSLTTMQTEWLDVVICDEAHRLRRISTDRFTQSTLRTKRPQVDELIEAAKVPVFLLDENQVVRPNEVGTIDHIRDHAARAGLPVFQINLDGQFRCGGSAAYDEWVLNLLGLRAFGPMRWKDDDHFIVRVASSPRQMEEFLRSKITPTVTARITAGYCWEWTPEPDIDGTLVPDIKIGDWSKPWNKYKDTIGGPDDPPPSWLWAHDPRGFEQVGCIYTAQGFEFDWAGVILGPEIVTEDGHLVVRRDANKDKQLRSKKLFDEDFDILIRNTYKVLLTRGMQGVVIYAVDPATQEFISGLTDSLI; this is encoded by the coding sequence ATGATCAACACGGGTCCGCCGAGCGAACGCGTCTCGGATATTGCTGCACTACAACAGGTTTCGAATGGTGGGGGTACTGTGACGCTTCGGTCGTTTCGCTCGACAGCTCCAGAAGTCGTAGCCTTGGCGCGCCGAGATGAGCTTGTGACAGCTATCGCCGAAGGAGCAGGCAAGAAAGGCAATCCAGGGGAGCGTCGATCATGGGAGGCCAGTCTTCCCACACTTGCCAATCTCTTGATCAAAGCCAAACTGCGCGAGGTCGCCATGCTGATCGAGTGCTCCCTTCCGGGCTCGAGCCAACGCGCCGACGTCGTCCTTGCCGGCGTCCATCCGAAGACTGGCGACGACAACTACGTTGTGGTCGAGCTGAAGCAATGGAGCCATGCTGAGCTGGGTTGGGACAGCGATCTGATCGCGTGGTCACTGTATACGCGGGGCGATCACCTTCACCCAGTCGACCAGGTGCGGGGCTACTGCAGGTACCTCCAAAGAGACGTCGCCGTACTCCATGACCGCCCCGAGGCACTGCACGGTGTGGCCTTCTTGCACAACGCCAAAAAGGAGTCCGTCGAGCCACTGTTCCACCTCCGTCCCGATCAATTCGGACGCTTGTTCACCGACGACCAGCGCGACGAGTTCATCGAGTATCTACACACTCAGCTCGCACCCACCTCTGGCAGCTCCGCCGCAGATCGATTGCTCACCAGCGCGGTCCGCCGAAGAGCGACGCTGCTGAATTCGACAACGGCAGATCTTCACACAGCTGGAGAGTGGCTGGTGGACAACCAAAAACTCGCCTTCGAGGCGGTGATGAGCCGAATCAGCCTCTCACACAGAAGCAAGCTCAAGACCGTCGTGCTCGTGACCGGCGGCCCAGGCAGCGGTAAGAGCATCATCGCGCTGTCGCTACTTCAACGCCTCCGTGCGGAGGGTCGTCGGGTGCGATACGCGACAGGGTCGGAAGCCATCACCAAAACCATGCGGAGAATCTACGGCAAGCAGGAACCCGACCTGGAAAAGCAGATCACCTACTACAAGAGCCTGACCACTATGCAAACGGAGTGGTTGGATGTGGTGATCTGCGACGAAGCTCATCGCCTCCGGCGGATTTCGACCGACCGATTCACCCAGAGCACGCTCCGGACGAAGCGCCCGCAGGTCGATGAACTGATAGAGGCCGCAAAGGTTCCGGTTTTCCTGCTCGATGAGAACCAAGTGGTCCGGCCGAACGAAGTCGGAACTATCGACCACATCAGAGACCATGCCGCCCGAGCAGGGCTGCCGGTCTTTCAGATCAACCTCGACGGTCAATTCCGCTGCGGTGGCAGTGCAGCCTACGACGAGTGGGTACTGAACCTGCTCGGCCTGAGGGCGTTTGGACCGATGCGATGGAAAGACGACGACCATTTCATAGTCCGCGTCGCAAGCTCACCACGGCAGATGGAAGAATTTCTCCGCTCGAAAATCACTCCAACGGTCACTGCGAGGATCACCGCTGGCTACTGCTGGGAGTGGACTCCCGAACCGGATATCGACGGGACGCTGGTGCCCGACATCAAGATCGGCGACTGGTCCAAACCGTGGAACAAATACAAGGACACGATCGGCGGGCCGGATGACCCCCCTCCGAGTTGGCTGTGGGCGCATGACCCACGCGGTTTCGAACAGGTCGGTTGCATCTACACCGCACAGGGATTCGAGTTCGACTGGGCAGGTGTCATTCTCGGACCCGAGATCGTCACAGAGGACGGGCACCTGGTAGTGCGACGGGACGCCAACAAGGACAAGCAGCTCAGAAGCAAGAAGCTCTTCGATGAAGATTTCGACATCCTCATTCGCAACACGTACAAGGTTTTGC
- a CDS encoding nucleotide pyrophosphohydrolase, whose amino-acid sequence MAIDRLQRMVAEFAAERAWERFHTPKNLVMALTGEVGELSELFQWLTAEQSQALMGDPTRRTPVEEEVADVFIYLLRLADVLQIDLVAAVEAKLRKNAERYPIQQVYGQAVKYTELGSRD is encoded by the coding sequence ATGGCGATCGACAGGCTCCAGCGCATGGTTGCGGAGTTCGCGGCGGAGCGAGCGTGGGAACGTTTCCATACCCCCAAGAACCTCGTCATGGCGCTGACCGGGGAGGTCGGTGAGCTGTCCGAGCTCTTCCAATGGCTAACCGCCGAGCAGAGCCAGGCGCTCATGGGCGACCCGACGCGGCGCACTCCCGTCGAGGAGGAGGTCGCCGACGTTTTCATCTATCTGCTGCGACTTGCTGATGTCCTGCAGATCGATCTCGTTGCCGCAGTTGAAGCGAAGTTACGGAAGAACGCCGAGCGCTATCCGATCCAGCAGGTTTACGGCCAAGCAGTCAAATACACGGAACTCGGCAGCAGGGATTAG
- a CDS encoding ATP-binding protein, with the protein MRVGRDICIHYTVVQQPALRPRVTDTLLRDVGMLVGRRSELAQIVSAAGQGRVVSIYTVDGMAGVGKTALVTHAAHRLAAGFPDGQYFVELHAHTPGQAPTYPADALARLLTDVGVDPNFLPPTLEGRRDLWRDRVAGKRVLLVLDDARDHTQVEPLLPGAGDCLTLITSRRHLTALDGAVPLPLDVLDPEAASKLFITLASRAADTDGEQAAVAEIVRLCGFLPLAIVLLAGRLAHHPVWTIAGLAGEFAAAQDRLGELEAGPRAVRVAFTMSYQSLPPEQQRMFRFLGLHPGLDIDAHAAAALAGVSVMVARTQLEAFYIDHLVEEAQPGHYRMHDLLRAYARTQADTDPPETSTRVVDRLLDYYQATTAAADQYLARRTRPTARPSTIPQDGVVREFGDEVQALAWMRTERANLLACIDHAFNREPRRVIELTETLASLLERDGPWLQAATLHQRALAAAEHLDDHIGEANTLANLGRVREWSGDYAEAIDLHQQALTLYRGIGSRLGEANTLASLGSVRRLTGDYAESVDLHQRALTRFCEIGNQLGEANTLMNLGLVRKETGDYAKTGDLYQQALTLYREIGNQLGEANALMNLGNVRKETGNYAESVDLHQQALALFREIGHRQGEATTFNNLGLVRRSTGDSAESGDLHQQALILYRETGNRLGEAFALTGLGSVRQLTGDYAESGDLHQRALVLFREIGHRLGEAEVLNQIGMLLMKTGEPDKALEMFTDALTVARTIRSQLEQAHALEGAARCRVGVGDTVTAVTELREAVEIYYRLAVPEAEPAAAYLLATESTPPSH; encoded by the coding sequence GTGAGGGTCGGCCGGGATATCTGTATCCACTACACGGTGGTGCAGCAGCCCGCGCTGCGGCCGAGGGTGACCGATACCCTGCTGCGGGATGTGGGCATGCTCGTTGGACGTCGGAGCGAGCTGGCGCAGATAGTGTCTGCGGCGGGCCAGGGGCGGGTGGTGTCGATCTACACCGTTGACGGTATGGCCGGTGTCGGGAAGACCGCGTTGGTGACTCACGCTGCCCACCGGTTGGCGGCAGGGTTTCCCGATGGGCAGTACTTCGTCGAGTTGCACGCCCACACGCCGGGACAAGCTCCCACCTATCCCGCTGATGCATTGGCGAGGCTGCTTACCGACGTCGGGGTCGATCCCAACTTCCTGCCTCCGACCTTGGAGGGGCGGCGGGATCTGTGGCGTGATCGTGTGGCCGGTAAACGGGTGTTGCTGGTCCTCGATGACGCCCGTGACCACACGCAGGTCGAACCGCTGCTGCCGGGGGCTGGTGATTGTCTGACGTTGATCACGAGCCGTCGGCACTTGACCGCTCTCGACGGCGCCGTTCCCCTGCCGTTGGACGTGCTGGATCCCGAGGCGGCCTCTAAGTTGTTCATCACCCTCGCCAGCCGCGCTGCCGACACCGATGGCGAGCAGGCGGCGGTGGCCGAGATTGTTAGGTTGTGCGGGTTTCTGCCGCTGGCGATCGTGCTGCTGGCCGGCCGCCTGGCTCACCACCCGGTGTGGACCATCGCTGGGTTGGCGGGGGAGTTCGCCGCTGCGCAGGACCGGCTTGGTGAACTCGAGGCCGGGCCGCGGGCGGTGCGGGTCGCCTTTACCATGTCCTACCAGAGCTTGCCGCCTGAACAGCAGCGCATGTTTCGGTTTCTGGGCTTGCACCCTGGCCTGGATATCGACGCTCATGCCGCAGCAGCGCTTGCGGGTGTCTCCGTGATGGTGGCGCGGACGCAGTTGGAGGCGTTCTACATAGACCACCTCGTCGAGGAAGCTCAGCCAGGCCACTACCGGATGCATGACCTGCTGCGTGCCTACGCGCGCACCCAGGCTGACACCGACCCACCCGAGACCAGCACACGAGTAGTGGATCGGCTGTTGGACTATTACCAGGCCACCACCGCCGCAGCAGACCAATACCTGGCACGACGCACTCGCCCCACTGCGCGCCCATCCACCATCCCGCAGGATGGTGTGGTTCGGGAGTTCGGCGACGAGGTGCAGGCGTTGGCGTGGATGCGCACCGAACGTGCCAATCTGCTCGCTTGTATCGACCACGCCTTCAACCGTGAGCCACGGCGAGTGATCGAGCTGACCGAGACCCTCGCCAGTCTGCTCGAGCGTGATGGCCCGTGGCTGCAGGCAGCAACCCTTCATCAACGTGCCCTGGCCGCAGCCGAGCACCTCGACGATCACATCGGGGAAGCCAACACTCTCGCCAACCTGGGCAGAGTGCGCGAGTGGAGCGGGGACTATGCCGAAGCCATCGACTTGCACCAGCAGGCACTGACTCTCTACCGCGGAATCGGCAGTCGGCTCGGGGAAGCCAACACCCTCGCCAGCCTCGGGAGTGTGCGCCGGTTGACCGGAGATTATGCGGAATCTGTTGACCTGCACCAGCGGGCGCTTACCCGTTTCTGCGAGATCGGCAACCAGCTCGGCGAGGCCAACACGTTGATGAATCTCGGCCTTGTGCGTAAGGAAACTGGGGACTACGCAAAAACGGGCGATCTGTATCAGCAGGCGCTTACCCTCTACCGCGAGATCGGCAACCAGCTCGGCGAAGCCAACGCGTTGATGAACCTCGGTAACGTGCGCAAGGAAACCGGGAACTACGCCGAATCTGTCGACCTGCATCAGCAGGCGTTGGCTCTCTTCCGTGAGATCGGCCACCGGCAGGGCGAAGCCACCACCTTCAACAATCTAGGTCTCGTGCGCAGAAGCACCGGGGACTCCGCGGAATCCGGCGACCTGCATCAGCAGGCACTGATCCTTTACCGCGAAACCGGCAACCGGCTCGGTGAAGCGTTCGCCCTCACCGGCCTCGGCAGTGTGCGCCAGTTGACCGGGGACTACGCGGAATCCGGTGACCTGCATCAGCGGGCCCTGGTTCTCTTCCGCGAGATCGGCCATCGGCTCGGTGAAGCTGAGGTGCTCAACCAGATCGGGATGCTGCTGATGAAGACCGGCGAGCCAGACAAGGCATTGGAAATGTTCACTGACGCGCTCACAGTGGCGCGAACGATCCGTAGTCAACTCGAACAGGCTCATGCATTGGAAGGGGCCGCGCGGTGCCGGGTCGGCGTCGGCGACACAGTCACTGCCGTGACCGAACTGCGAGAAGCTGTCGAGATCTACTATCGCCTCGCCGTACCGGAAGCCGAACCCGCGGCGGCCTATCTCCTTGCAACAGAATCAACTCCGCCGTCACACTGA
- a CDS encoding helix-turn-helix domain-containing protein produces MTERPPLHLFGVGQDTSNAAAPIAAAFDPQAFDPGRLTQARRLSGMTKAALAAQIGVSGAAVSQWEARTSPPRADHLSCLADALDVPVEFFAVGRPFAQLDGSSAHFRSLRSTRASQRAKAVAFVEQAWELTYALEKHVQFPAVDLPGFLPEDIEDHQPATPAAAARALRARWGLGAGPVPHLVRTMEMHGIVTTMVPFAGTDTPTIDAFSTSRMPRPLVVLTPDRGSDVYWHRFTAAHELGHLILHRDAAPGDPEQEREADAFAAEFLTPADQIREDLPVRVDFKALEQISHEWGVSLKSLIYRSRELGTISDASARRAYQRLNNLYELGIIAADPVTNYPGEVPSLLNKAFELAETNGTLTMAGLAREMRWRLPRLRLLLGHPDQRPVLRLV; encoded by the coding sequence ATGACTGAACGCCCCCCGCTGCACCTTTTCGGAGTAGGCCAGGACACCTCGAACGCGGCGGCGCCGATCGCCGCCGCGTTCGACCCGCAGGCCTTCGACCCCGGCCGCCTCACACAAGCTCGACGCCTGTCGGGCATGACGAAAGCGGCCCTCGCCGCGCAGATCGGGGTGTCGGGGGCCGCGGTGAGTCAGTGGGAAGCGAGGACTTCACCTCCACGAGCTGATCACCTCAGCTGCTTGGCCGATGCTCTCGATGTCCCCGTCGAATTCTTTGCTGTCGGGCGGCCTTTCGCGCAGCTCGACGGATCCAGCGCCCACTTCCGGAGTCTGCGCTCGACCCGGGCATCCCAGCGCGCCAAAGCTGTCGCGTTTGTCGAACAAGCGTGGGAGCTGACCTACGCGCTGGAAAAACACGTTCAGTTCCCCGCCGTCGACCTCCCGGGCTTCCTGCCCGAGGACATCGAGGATCATCAGCCCGCAACGCCAGCCGCCGCCGCGCGCGCGCTGCGCGCGCGATGGGGGCTCGGCGCCGGCCCTGTCCCGCACTTGGTCCGCACGATGGAGATGCACGGCATTGTCACCACGATGGTGCCCTTCGCCGGTACCGACACTCCCACCATCGATGCGTTCTCCACCTCGCGAATGCCTCGACCGTTGGTGGTGCTGACCCCTGACCGCGGCAGCGATGTGTACTGGCACCGCTTCACCGCCGCCCATGAACTCGGCCACCTGATCCTGCACCGCGACGCCGCCCCTGGCGACCCCGAGCAGGAACGCGAAGCCGACGCGTTCGCCGCCGAATTCCTCACTCCGGCCGATCAGATCCGCGAGGACCTGCCTGTACGCGTCGACTTCAAAGCGCTCGAACAGATCAGTCACGAATGGGGCGTCTCACTCAAATCGCTGATCTACCGCTCTCGTGAACTCGGCACTATCTCCGACGCCAGTGCCCGCCGCGCCTACCAGCGGCTCAACAACCTCTACGAACTCGGAATCATCGCTGCCGATCCGGTAACCAACTACCCCGGCGAGGTCCCCAGCCTGCTCAACAAGGCATTCGAGCTCGCCGAAACTAACGGCACCTTGACCATGGCCGGCCTCGCCCGCGAAATGCGCTGGCGGCTACCGCGGTTGCGGCTGCTGCTCGGCCATCCCGACCAGCGGCCCGTACTGCGCCTTGTCTAA
- a CDS encoding DUF6883 domain-containing protein, translating into MTYQESIAALVHQYQQAERPVSFAVGRQQPLVDDLRGKLHDYALNPEHMHGGPKAEFFRRELGIEQRDWKLLAIQLISALQAAEPRGFRDEPRHGESQQLRFEIEAPVVGLNGKTKSVTAAWKIEGNAPAQLVTVTPGKKAPGAEDSQTLAPSDWAALYNIALTVADQALRDCRPTPIALEGPDGVAVIAEGMAGFAWVCFPGARTAFVRWLLRAGHATKSQPGARVRAPAFNLEPAAAWAEAMASVLQSAGHPCSVVQMLD; encoded by the coding sequence ATGACGTACCAGGAGTCGATCGCGGCGCTCGTCCATCAGTACCAGCAGGCCGAACGTCCCGTGTCCTTTGCGGTAGGCCGCCAGCAGCCCCTCGTGGACGACCTGCGAGGCAAGCTACACGACTACGCCTTGAATCCTGAGCATATGCACGGCGGACCGAAGGCCGAATTCTTCAGACGTGAGCTGGGGATCGAGCAGCGCGACTGGAAACTTCTCGCGATCCAGCTGATCTCGGCCCTGCAGGCCGCCGAGCCGCGGGGGTTCAGGGACGAACCACGACATGGAGAAAGCCAGCAGCTCCGCTTCGAGATAGAAGCTCCGGTTGTGGGACTGAACGGCAAGACGAAGTCGGTCACGGCTGCCTGGAAGATCGAGGGCAACGCCCCAGCCCAGCTCGTCACAGTCACCCCTGGGAAAAAGGCACCCGGTGCCGAGGACTCGCAAACCCTCGCGCCCAGCGACTGGGCAGCCCTCTACAACATCGCCCTGACAGTTGCTGACCAGGCTCTGCGGGACTGTCGGCCTACACCGATCGCATTGGAAGGCCCTGATGGCGTCGCGGTCATCGCCGAAGGGATGGCAGGGTTTGCCTGGGTGTGTTTCCCTGGCGCTCGTACTGCATTCGTCCGATGGCTCCTACGTGCGGGGCACGCCACGAAGAGCCAACCCGGAGCGCGAGTGAGGGCACCGGCCTTCAATCTTGAGCCGGCGGCGGCGTGGGCCGAGGCAATGGCCAGCGTGTTGCAGTCGGCGGGCCATCCCTGCTCAGTCGTACAAATGCTGGACTGA